One window from the genome of Acuticoccus sp. I52.16.1 encodes:
- a CDS encoding autotransporter outer membrane beta-barrel domain-containing protein: MQRAIDQALTQKRIPGASVAVRQGDVRWTSNSGLADIATGAAPTPETYFGYRSVTKSFVTTVVLQLADEGRIKLDDPVGNYVSGVPGGDVITIRQLAQMRSGLFNYTASTVFVPELLADPGRDWTPQELLDFAFVEPLQFEPGTSYEYSNTNTVLLGEVIEAATGNDWSVEVRRRLSHRLGLNSVTYQGAGSMPTPNGVGYVDYDDGTEPESLAAFNVTGAGASGGLIGVIGDVERWGKAVGSGELLTKREYVARLKSFGSTASDPESPEYDSYGFGLGEISGFIGHTGNGLGFEALVMYDRANDRTISILLNASNFDDSDAPAHLFRDLLDILGWAGPDSQRQVAADGERDIVGAGTVWTGLVSGPFLTRAAVYADNGGSASADRRVTLAPIQDYVPAIYVGNGTVTLDRGGDITASVGGDGAFLATTTGIASLSLTDVDLVLSGDEVSGIGIDARDNSVAELNRVSLSGTVLAGLHAGGNAPATIRGADVDMVLARGDGVWVEANGSVDLVDSRILLSGTGYGLHVSGGGGTAQMRGTNLSVATSAPNSFGVLAQGEGAHVALAGGSVVTRGADAHAVVLGQGARVDLSDLVVSASGPAAAAVAALSMGDLPGRRSAVLSLTNGELLAASGTAVVAGGTDLTLTAAGSQVIGAITRSPDARIDLTLADAGTWVLPAAGAGVRSQVDALANSGSTVVFSPPEGAGFQSLTVGDYSGVDGTLVMNAALGARGASDRLVVDGGLARGSTRVLVAPIGDGGLTTGDGIRLIETVDGGRTTPRAFTLGSRVASGALEYGIHRGGASGGDDWFLRSTQGGATGPAALPAVRAEVAVDTALPAIASEYGLAVLGTRDERVAARVPGRDSTAWARVFGETGSQGSSGGDPQAQWDRFRSDGPSYDVDLAGFQAGYDHRLSLPGETIQNLIGFYVGAGQARGKVDAVYGGSAGKVSMDAYSLGAYWNHAQAGGLHIDAVLQGTFYDEARARSVPGETLETDGVGLIASLEAGYRFDVGQGWVIEPQAQLVYQRLSFDDGADSYGRVDYDAANDVFGRIGGRVSRGWALENGQELTGWARANLWHAFGDGPEVTFAGLGGGNAMSFDSGLEGTRVQLGLGASMALSDRVSLFASGDYDVRMNDVSGHALGVRIGGTVNW, translated from the coding sequence ATGCAGCGCGCCATCGACCAGGCGCTGACGCAAAAGCGCATTCCCGGAGCCTCGGTCGCCGTCCGCCAGGGCGATGTTCGCTGGACGTCGAACTCCGGTCTCGCCGATATCGCCACTGGCGCCGCACCGACGCCCGAGACCTATTTCGGGTATCGCAGTGTCACCAAGTCCTTCGTCACCACGGTCGTCCTGCAGTTGGCCGACGAGGGGCGGATCAAGCTCGACGATCCGGTCGGCAACTATGTGAGCGGCGTGCCCGGCGGCGACGTGATCACGATCCGCCAGCTGGCGCAGATGCGCTCCGGCCTGTTCAACTACACCGCGTCCACGGTCTTCGTCCCGGAACTGTTGGCGGATCCCGGCCGGGACTGGACCCCGCAGGAGTTGCTCGATTTCGCCTTCGTGGAACCGTTGCAGTTCGAGCCGGGCACGTCCTACGAGTATTCGAACACCAATACCGTGCTGCTCGGCGAGGTGATCGAGGCCGCCACAGGCAACGACTGGTCGGTGGAGGTTCGGCGCCGCCTGTCGCACCGGCTCGGGCTGAACTCCGTCACCTATCAGGGCGCGGGTTCGATGCCGACGCCGAACGGGGTCGGCTACGTCGACTACGACGACGGAACCGAGCCCGAATCGCTCGCCGCCTTCAACGTCACGGGCGCGGGTGCCTCGGGCGGGTTGATCGGCGTCATCGGCGATGTCGAGCGCTGGGGCAAAGCGGTCGGCAGCGGGGAGTTGCTCACCAAGCGCGAGTATGTCGCGCGGCTGAAGTCCTTCGGTTCCACCGCCTCGGACCCGGAAAGTCCGGAATATGACAGTTACGGCTTCGGCCTCGGCGAGATCTCCGGCTTCATCGGCCATACCGGCAACGGTCTCGGCTTCGAAGCGCTGGTCATGTACGACCGGGCGAACGATCGCACGATCTCCATTCTGCTCAACGCCAGCAATTTCGACGATTCGGATGCGCCGGCCCATCTGTTCCGCGATCTGCTGGACATTCTCGGCTGGGCCGGACCGGACAGCCAGCGTCAGGTCGCGGCCGATGGCGAACGCGACATCGTGGGCGCCGGCACCGTCTGGACCGGCCTCGTCAGCGGACCGTTCCTGACGCGTGCCGCCGTCTATGCCGACAATGGCGGTTCCGCCTCGGCCGATCGCCGCGTGACGCTCGCGCCGATCCAGGACTATGTGCCCGCGATCTATGTCGGAAACGGCACCGTGACCCTCGATCGCGGCGGCGACATCACCGCCTCGGTCGGCGGCGACGGCGCGTTCCTGGCGACGACGACGGGTATCGCCTCGCTGTCCCTGACGGACGTCGATCTCGTTCTGTCCGGCGACGAGGTCAGCGGCATCGGTATCGACGCGCGGGACAACTCGGTCGCCGAGTTGAACCGCGTGAGCCTGTCGGGCACGGTCCTCGCGGGACTTCACGCCGGCGGCAACGCCCCGGCGACGATCCGGGGTGCGGACGTCGACATGGTGCTCGCCCGCGGCGACGGCGTGTGGGTGGAGGCCAACGGTTCGGTCGACCTCGTCGACAGCCGGATCCTGTTGAGCGGGACAGGCTATGGCCTCCACGTCTCGGGCGGGGGCGGGACCGCACAGATGCGAGGGACGAACCTTTCGGTCGCGACCTCGGCGCCGAACAGCTTCGGCGTGCTCGCGCAGGGCGAGGGGGCGCACGTCGCGCTCGCCGGCGGGTCGGTGGTGACGCGCGGCGCGGATGCCCATGCCGTCGTGCTGGGGCAGGGCGCCCGTGTCGACCTGAGCGACCTGGTGGTCTCCGCCTCGGGCCCGGCCGCGGCGGCCGTCGCCGCGCTCTCCATGGGCGATCTGCCGGGTCGTCGAAGCGCCGTGCTTTCGCTGACGAACGGCGAGCTTCTTGCCGCAAGCGGCACGGCGGTCGTGGCCGGCGGGACGGACCTGACGCTGACGGCCGCCGGGTCGCAGGTGATCGGCGCGATCACCCGCTCGCCCGATGCGCGCATCGACCTGACGTTGGCCGACGCCGGCACCTGGGTGCTACCCGCCGCAGGCGCCGGCGTGAGATCGCAAGTCGACGCGCTGGCGAACTCCGGTAGCACCGTGGTGTTCTCGCCGCCGGAAGGAGCGGGCTTCCAGAGCCTGACCGTCGGCGACTATTCCGGCGTCGATGGCACTCTGGTCATGAACGCCGCGCTGGGCGCGCGGGGGGCGAGCGATCGCCTGGTCGTCGACGGCGGGCTGGCGCGCGGGTCGACCCGCGTCCTCGTCGCGCCGATCGGCGACGGCGGGCTCACCACGGGCGACGGCATCCGGCTGATCGAGACGGTCGACGGTGGGCGGACCACGCCGCGCGCCTTCACGCTCGGCAGCCGTGTCGCGAGCGGCGCGCTCGAATACGGCATCCATCGTGGCGGTGCGTCCGGGGGCGACGACTGGTTTTTGCGTTCGACCCAAGGCGGTGCGACCGGCCCCGCCGCGTTGCCCGCCGTGAGGGCGGAAGTCGCCGTCGACACCGCGCTCCCCGCCATCGCGTCCGAATATGGGCTCGCCGTTCTCGGCACCCGTGACGAGCGCGTCGCCGCCCGGGTGCCGGGCCGCGACAGCACGGCCTGGGCCCGCGTGTTCGGCGAGACCGGCAGCCAGGGATCCAGCGGCGGCGACCCGCAGGCGCAGTGGGACCGCTTCCGGAGCGACGGGCCGAGCTACGACGTCGACCTCGCGGGCTTCCAGGCCGGCTATGATCACCGGCTCTCCCTGCCCGGCGAGACCATCCAGAATCTGATCGGCTTCTATGTCGGCGCGGGGCAGGCGCGCGGTAAGGTCGACGCGGTCTACGGCGGTTCGGCGGGCAAGGTGTCGATGGACGCTTATTCGCTGGGCGCCTACTGGAACCATGCACAGGCCGGCGGGCTCCACATCGATGCCGTGCTGCAAGGCACCTTCTACGACGAGGCCCGAGCGCGTTCGGTCCCCGGCGAGACGCTGGAGACCGACGGCGTCGGCCTGATCGCTTCGCTGGAAGCCGGCTATCGCTTCGACGTCGGCCAGGGTTGGGTGATCGAGCCGCAGGCGCAGCTCGTCTATCAGCGTCTCTCCTTCGACGATGGGGCCGACAGCTACGGACGGGTCGACTACGACGCGGCGAACGACGTCTTCGGCCGGATCGGCGGGCGCGTCAGCCGTGGCTGGGCGCTGGAGAACGGCCAGGAATTGACCGGCTGGGCCCGTGCCAACCTCTGGCACGCCTTCGGCGATGGACCGGAGGTGACGTTCGCCGGGCTGGGCGGCGGCAACGCCATGTCGTTCGATTCCGGGCTCGAGGGCACGCGGGTGCAGCTCGGCCTGGGCGCATCGATGGCCCTGTCGGATCGGGTGAGCCTGTTCGCGTCGGGCGACTACGACGTGCGGATGAACGACGTCTCCGGCCACGCGCTGGGCGTACGGATCGGCGGCACCGTGAACTGGTGA
- a CDS encoding TIGR02300 family protein — MAKPELGTKRLCPNCGAKYYDLNRDPIMCPKCNASFATGIIATRRETARPADDEDEELEADDEGVELVALEEAEDDADDTADSLGVDDDDDVTVDTDDDVLVDDEDSDDEVSDVVRGSGEDDDEH, encoded by the coding sequence TTGGCCAAACCCGAACTCGGCACAAAGCGGCTGTGTCCCAACTGCGGGGCCAAGTACTACGATCTGAACCGCGATCCGATCATGTGCCCCAAATGCAACGCCTCCTTCGCGACGGGCATCATCGCCACCCGGCGCGAGACCGCCCGTCCCGCCGACGACGAAGACGAAGAGCTGGAGGCCGACGACGAGGGCGTCGAGCTGGTCGCGCTCGAAGAGGCCGAGGACGACGCCGACGATACGGCCGACTCTCTCGGCGTGGACGACGACGACGACGTGACCGTCGACACCGACGACGACGTTCTTGTGGATGACGAGGACAGCGACGACGAAGTTTCCGACGTCGTGCGCGGTTCCGGCGAGGACGACGACGAACACTAG
- the aroA gene encoding 3-phosphoshikimate 1-carboxyvinyltransferase — translation MTGKRRVASARASGPLKGDVRVPGDKSISHRALMMATLAIGRSNIEGLLTAEDVLATAAAMRAMGAGIAIDGTRITVDGVGLGALGEPDGVIDFGNAGTGTRLTMGIVAGHPIAATFVGDASLSRRPMGRVANPLREMGAEVVARSGDRLPLTIRGPQTLAPIEYRLPVASAQVKSAILFAGLNAPGETTVIEPVPTRDHTERMLAAFGATVRRTPSPEGLRITVTGREPLRPCDVTVPADPSSAAFPIVAGLIVPGSELVVRDVMLNPSRIGLITTLVEMGGALTMENERDAGGETIADIRVVASRLKGVTVPADRAPSMIDEYPVLAAAAAYAEGTTRMEGLEELRVKESDRLAAVAAGLAANGVPHATGADWLEVTGRAATIGGGMVTTHLDHRIAMSFLVLGLGADRAVTVDDASVMETSFPGFVDLMTRIGGTIEVEA, via the coding sequence ATGACCGGCAAGAGGCGAGTGGCAAGCGCAAGGGCGAGCGGGCCGCTGAAAGGCGACGTGCGTGTCCCCGGGGACAAGTCGATTTCCCATCGCGCCCTGATGATGGCGACCCTCGCAATCGGCCGCTCGAACATCGAGGGCCTGCTCACCGCGGAGGACGTCCTCGCGACCGCGGCCGCCATGCGCGCGATGGGCGCCGGCATCGCGATCGACGGCACCCGCATCACCGTCGACGGCGTCGGCCTCGGCGCGCTGGGCGAACCGGACGGCGTGATCGACTTCGGCAACGCCGGCACCGGCACGCGGCTCACCATGGGCATCGTCGCCGGCCATCCGATCGCGGCGACCTTCGTGGGCGACGCCTCCCTGTCGCGCCGGCCGATGGGGCGCGTGGCCAACCCCCTGCGCGAGATGGGCGCCGAGGTGGTGGCACGCTCCGGCGACCGGCTGCCGCTGACGATCCGCGGGCCGCAGACGCTGGCGCCGATCGAGTACCGTCTGCCGGTCGCTTCGGCGCAGGTGAAGTCGGCGATCCTGTTCGCGGGCCTCAACGCACCCGGCGAGACGACCGTCATCGAGCCCGTCCCGACCCGCGACCACACCGAGCGCATGCTCGCCGCATTCGGCGCCACCGTGCGCCGCACCCCGTCGCCGGAGGGCCTGCGCATCACCGTCACCGGCCGCGAGCCGCTCCGCCCGTGCGACGTCACCGTGCCGGCCGACCCGTCCTCCGCCGCGTTCCCGATCGTCGCCGGGCTGATCGTGCCGGGGTCGGAGCTGGTCGTGCGCGACGTCATGCTCAATCCCTCGCGTATCGGGCTCATCACCACGCTCGTCGAGATGGGCGGCGCGCTCACGATGGAGAACGAGCGCGACGCCGGGGGCGAGACCATCGCCGACATCCGGGTCGTCGCCAGCCGGCTGAAGGGCGTGACCGTGCCGGCGGACCGCGCGCCCTCGATGATCGACGAGTACCCGGTGCTCGCCGCCGCCGCCGCCTATGCCGAGGGCACCACGCGGATGGAGGGGCTCGAGGAGTTGCGCGTGAAGGAGAGCGACCGGCTCGCCGCCGTGGCCGCGGGCCTCGCCGCCAACGGTGTCCCGCACGCCACCGGGGCGGACTGGCTCGAGGTGACGGGCCGTGCCGCCACGATCGGCGGCGGCATGGTGACGACCCACCTCGACCACCGCATCGCGATGAGCTTCCTGGTGCTGGGCCTGGGCGCGGACCGTGCGGTGACCGTCGACGACGCGTCGGTGATGGAAACCAGCTTCCCCGGCTTCGTCGACCTCATGACGCGGATCGGCGGGACCATCGAGGTGGAGGCATGA
- the cmk gene encoding (d)CMP kinase, with product MIIAVDGPAASGKGTLARRLAAQYGLAYLDTGRTYRAVALAMQRAGTGLDDVAAAVEAAGTLDFAMLDDPEMTSTHAGEGASRIAVMPALRAALVERQRAFAQRAAREGTGAVLDGRDVGTVILPDATVKLFVTADVAERARRRALELHGVAEGPLFDELLETLRRRDARDTGRAASPLKQADDAYVLDTTRMDAEAAFSAAIRVVERALVA from the coding sequence ATGATCATCGCCGTCGACGGACCGGCAGCCTCCGGCAAGGGGACGCTCGCCCGGCGTCTGGCCGCGCAGTACGGTCTGGCCTACCTCGACACCGGCCGCACCTACCGCGCGGTGGCGCTCGCCATGCAGCGCGCCGGCACCGGGCTGGACGACGTCGCCGCAGCGGTGGAGGCGGCCGGGACGCTCGACTTCGCGATGCTGGACGACCCGGAGATGACGAGCACGCACGCCGGGGAGGGGGCCTCGCGGATCGCGGTGATGCCGGCGCTGCGGGCCGCCCTGGTGGAGCGCCAGCGGGCGTTCGCGCAGCGCGCCGCACGCGAGGGCACCGGCGCCGTGCTCGACGGACGGGACGTCGGCACGGTGATCCTGCCGGACGCGACGGTGAAGCTCTTCGTCACCGCGGACGTGGCCGAACGGGCCCGGCGCCGCGCCCTGGAGCTGCACGGCGTCGCCGAAGGGCCGCTGTTCGACGAACTCCTCGAGACGCTGCGACGGCGCGACGCGCGCGACACCGGCCGCGCCGCCAGCCCGCTGAAACAGGCCGACGACGCCTACGTTCTCGACACCACGCGGATGGACGCGGAGGCGGCATTTTCCGCCGCGATCAGGGTTGTGGAGCGCGCTCTCGTCGCGTAA
- the rpsA gene encoding 30S ribosomal protein S1, which yields MSLSTPTRDDFAALLEASLNQTEMAEGSVVKGTVVGFEKDLVVIDVGLKVEGRVPAKEFGVRGEEEDVSIGDVVEVYLERVENALGEAVLSREKARREESWVRLEAAFEKNEKVTGKIFNQVKGGFTVDLDGAVAFLPRSQVDIRPVRDVTPLMNTPQPFQILKMDKRRGNIVVSRRVVLEETRAEQRHEIVQSLEEGQIIEGVVKNITDYGAFVDLGGIDGLLHVTDMAWRRVNHPTEILSIGQSVKVQVIRVNQETHRISLGMKQLQADPWEGIEAKYPIDARFTGRVTNITDYGAFVELEPGIEGLIHVSEMSWTKKNVHPGKIVATSQEVTVMILEVDAQKRRISLGLKQVMDNPWEAFLDANPPGTAVEGEVKNKTEFGLFIGLENDIDGMVHLSDLDWNRPGEEVMEDYNKGDVVKAVVLEVDPDKERISLGIKQLGSDPFTEAADGAEVRRGAIVTVEVKEVKEAGLEVQIVGTELATFIRRSELARDRNDQQPTRFKVGQQFDARVTQFDRKARRVQVSIKALELAEEKEAVEQYGSTDSGASLGDILGAALRARNTDQ from the coding sequence ATGAGCTTATCAACCCCAACCCGTGACGATTTCGCGGCCCTCCTCGAGGCGTCGCTCAACCAGACGGAGATGGCCGAAGGTTCGGTCGTCAAGGGCACCGTCGTCGGCTTCGAGAAGGATCTCGTCGTCATCGACGTCGGCCTCAAGGTCGAAGGCCGGGTGCCGGCCAAGGAATTCGGTGTCCGCGGCGAAGAGGAAGACGTCTCCATCGGCGACGTCGTCGAAGTCTACCTTGAGCGCGTCGAGAATGCGCTCGGTGAGGCCGTCCTCAGCCGCGAAAAGGCCCGCCGCGAAGAGTCGTGGGTCCGCCTGGAGGCCGCGTTCGAGAAGAACGAGAAGGTCACCGGCAAGATCTTCAATCAGGTCAAGGGCGGCTTCACGGTCGACCTCGACGGGGCCGTGGCCTTCCTGCCGCGCTCCCAGGTCGACATCCGCCCCGTGCGCGACGTCACGCCGCTGATGAACACGCCGCAGCCGTTCCAGATCCTCAAGATGGACAAGCGCCGCGGCAACATCGTCGTGTCCCGCCGCGTCGTCCTCGAAGAGACCCGCGCCGAGCAGCGTCACGAGATCGTCCAGTCCCTCGAGGAAGGTCAGATCATCGAGGGCGTGGTCAAGAACATCACCGACTACGGTGCGTTCGTCGACCTCGGCGGCATCGACGGCCTGCTGCACGTCACCGACATGGCCTGGCGCCGCGTCAATCACCCGACCGAGATCCTCTCCATCGGCCAGTCCGTGAAGGTCCAGGTCATCCGGGTGAACCAGGAGACGCACCGCATCTCCCTGGGCATGAAGCAGCTTCAGGCCGACCCGTGGGAAGGCATCGAGGCGAAGTACCCGATCGACGCCCGCTTCACCGGCCGCGTCACGAACATCACCGACTATGGTGCGTTCGTGGAGCTGGAGCCGGGGATCGAGGGTCTGATCCACGTCTCCGAGATGTCCTGGACGAAGAAGAACGTCCATCCGGGCAAGATCGTCGCCACGTCGCAGGAAGTGACCGTGATGATCCTTGAGGTCGACGCCCAGAAGCGCCGTATCTCGTTGGGCCTCAAGCAGGTCATGGACAACCCGTGGGAGGCGTTCCTCGACGCCAATCCTCCGGGCACCGCGGTCGAGGGCGAGGTCAAGAACAAGACCGAGTTCGGCCTGTTCATCGGCCTCGAGAACGACATCGACGGCATGGTCCACCTCTCCGATCTCGACTGGAACCGTCCGGGCGAAGAGGTCATGGAAGACTACAACAAGGGCGACGTCGTGAAGGCGGTCGTGCTCGAGGTCGACCCGGACAAGGAGCGGATCTCGCTGGGCATCAAGCAGCTCGGCTCCGATCCGTTCACCGAAGCGGCCGACGGCGCCGAGGTCCGTCGTGGTGCGATCGTCACCGTCGAGGTGAAGGAAGTGAAGGAAGCCGGTCTCGAGGTCCAGATCGTGGGCACCGAGCTCGCCACCTTCATCCGTCGCTCCGAGCTGGCGCGCGACCGCAACGACCAGCAGCCCACGCGCTTCAAGGTCGGCCAGCAGTTCGACGCCCGTGTCACGCAGTTCGACCGCAAGGCGCGCCGCGTGCAGGTCTCCATCAAGGCGCTCGAGCTCGCCGAGGAGAAGGAAGCCGTCGAGCAGTACGGCTCGACCGACAGCGGCGCCTCGCTGGGCGACATCCTGGGCGCCGCCCTGCGCGCCCGCAACACCGATCAGTAA
- a CDS encoding tannase/feruloyl esterase family alpha/beta hydrolase gives MSHRAPWAAAFAGAAVLAAASPAAAQDPAACEALEQVVIDAATVGSARRMPAVDASPAYCEVRVTARPAISIEVRLPLEGWNGKLYQTGCGGFCGILGRADSAPGVINAMRPGLEKGYATATSDSGHHGLSVVDASFAYANPQGERDWGWRSIGETNRVAKALIEAFYAAPAGTAYFQGCSTGGRMAQRAALTYPDMFDGIISGAPAIDYPGLVATAFSYFLQANTGADGQPILEPGKEALIGDEVMAQCDAADGAEDGLIADPRACSVDLSTIACTAEAEEGCLSEAELGVIDKWRKGPRNAAGEQLYPGGIPEGSEPFWSLWLTGKPGGAPLMTPFATSFGQFMAFPNDPGPTWSPQDFDFETDPAKVAMMNSVYNSDDPDLSAFIAAGGKMIVYHGWADPLVTPYKTVDWYEKASDLSGGKDTLENNVRLFMIPGMDHCGLQPGPGGISQADLDLVGPIEVWVEEGTAPETILRR, from the coding sequence ATGTCCCACAGAGCCCCATGGGCGGCCGCGTTCGCCGGCGCCGCCGTCCTCGCCGCCGCGAGCCCCGCCGCCGCTCAGGACCCTGCCGCCTGCGAGGCGTTGGAGCAGGTGGTGATCGACGCCGCCACAGTCGGCTCCGCGCGCCGGATGCCAGCCGTCGACGCTTCGCCCGCCTACTGCGAGGTGCGCGTCACCGCCCGCCCGGCCATTTCCATCGAGGTGCGCCTGCCGCTCGAGGGCTGGAACGGCAAGCTCTATCAGACCGGGTGCGGCGGCTTCTGCGGCATCCTCGGCCGCGCCGATTCGGCGCCGGGCGTGATCAACGCCATGCGCCCCGGCCTCGAGAAGGGGTACGCCACGGCGACGTCCGACTCCGGCCACCACGGTCTCTCGGTGGTCGACGCCTCGTTCGCCTACGCCAACCCGCAGGGCGAGCGCGACTGGGGCTGGCGCTCCATCGGCGAGACCAACCGCGTCGCCAAGGCGTTGATCGAGGCGTTCTACGCCGCGCCCGCCGGCACCGCCTACTTCCAAGGCTGCTCAACCGGGGGTCGCATGGCCCAGCGAGCCGCACTCACCTACCCGGACATGTTCGACGGGATCATCTCCGGTGCCCCGGCGATCGACTATCCCGGCCTCGTCGCGACGGCGTTTTCCTACTTCCTCCAGGCCAACACCGGCGCCGACGGGCAGCCGATCCTCGAGCCCGGCAAGGAGGCGCTGATCGGCGACGAGGTGATGGCGCAGTGCGACGCGGCCGACGGCGCCGAGGACGGCCTCATCGCCGACCCCCGCGCGTGCTCGGTCGATCTGTCCACCATCGCCTGCACCGCCGAAGCCGAGGAGGGCTGCCTCTCTGAGGCCGAGCTCGGCGTGATCGACAAGTGGCGCAAGGGACCGCGCAACGCGGCCGGCGAGCAGCTCTACCCCGGCGGCATCCCCGAGGGATCGGAGCCGTTCTGGAGCCTATGGCTGACCGGCAAGCCCGGCGGCGCGCCTTTGATGACGCCCTTCGCCACCTCGTTCGGCCAGTTCATGGCCTTCCCGAACGATCCGGGACCGACCTGGTCGCCCCAGGACTTCGACTTCGAGACCGACCCCGCCAAGGTCGCGATGATGAACAGCGTCTACAATTCTGACGACCCGGACCTGTCGGCCTTCATCGCGGCGGGCGGCAAGATGATCGTCTATCACGGCTGGGCCGACCCGCTGGTCACGCCCTACAAGACCGTCGACTGGTACGAGAAGGCGAGCGACCTCTCCGGCGGCAAGGACACGCTGGAGAACAACGTGCGCCTCTTCATGATCCCCGGCATGGACCATTGCGGCCTGCAACCGGGACCCGGCGGCATCTCCCAGGCCGATCTCGATCTCGTCGGCCCGATCGAGGTGTGGGTCGAGGAGGGGACGGCCCCCGAGACGATCCTCAGGCGGTAG
- a CDS encoding RNA polymerase factor sigma-32 encodes MSTENGSPRHFVKAAMSAPYLEREEEHQLALRWRDDKDESALSKLTAAHMRLVISIASRFRHFGLAMGDLIQEGHVGLLEAAARFEPERNVRFSTYATWWIRASIQDYILRNWSIVRGGTSSTQKALFFNLRRLRAKMARNGSGSPDAAMYEEIAAAIGVSKADVELMNSRLSAPDTSLNSPVIESDSSAADRQDFLPCHAPLPDQNVTDTIDTDRRSQWLATALHELNERELRIVRERRLTEEGATLESLGAKLGISKERVRQIENRALQKLRSALLRDHEQQVFVS; translated from the coding sequence ATGTCAACGGAAAATGGATCGCCGCGTCACTTCGTCAAGGCCGCCATGAGCGCCCCCTACCTGGAACGCGAAGAAGAACACCAACTGGCGCTGAGGTGGCGGGACGACAAGGACGAGAGCGCACTCTCCAAGCTGACCGCCGCCCACATGCGCCTCGTGATCTCGATCGCGTCGCGCTTCCGTCATTTCGGCCTCGCCATGGGCGACCTCATCCAGGAAGGCCACGTCGGACTGCTCGAGGCGGCCGCGCGGTTCGAGCCGGAGCGCAACGTGCGCTTCTCGACCTACGCGACGTGGTGGATCCGCGCCTCCATCCAGGACTACATTCTGCGCAACTGGTCGATCGTGCGCGGCGGCACGTCGTCGACGCAGAAGGCGCTGTTCTTCAACCTTCGCCGGCTGCGCGCCAAGATGGCCCGCAACGGCTCCGGTTCGCCCGACGCGGCGATGTACGAGGAGATCGCCGCGGCGATCGGCGTCTCCAAGGCCGACGTGGAGCTGATGAACTCGCGCCTTTCCGCGCCCGATACCTCGCTCAACTCCCCGGTCATCGAGAGCGATTCCTCCGCGGCCGATCGGCAGGATTTCCTCCCCTGCCACGCCCCCCTGCCGGACCAGAACGTCACCGACACGATCGACACCGACCGCCGCTCGCAATGGCTGGCGACCGCGCTGCACGAGCTGAACGAGCGCGAGCTGCGCATCGTGCGCGAACGCCGCCTGACCGAGGAGGGCGCGACGCTGGAATCGCTCGGCGCCAAGCTCGGCATTTCCAAGGAGCGCGTCCGCCAGATCGAGAACCGCGCCCTGCAGAAGCTCCGTTCCGCGCTGCTGCGCGACCACGAGCAGCAGGTCTTCGTCAGCTGA
- the modB gene encoding molybdate ABC transporter permease subunit, with the protein MDVSIWPVVSLSLQVALTATMAALPLALVVAVVLSRARFPGHWLLNVLVHLPLILPPVVTGYLLLLLFGRRGAIGAWLADLGIVFAFNWTGAALAAGVMSFPLMVRAIRLAVDAVDVRVEAASRNLGAGPVATFVFVTLPLIAPGILAGMVIAFAKALGEFGATITFVSNIPGQTRTLPLAIYTELQVPGGEEGALVLVAISVAISVVALFGSEILATRTAKWVRGH; encoded by the coding sequence ATGGACGTGAGCATCTGGCCCGTGGTGAGCCTGTCGCTCCAGGTGGCGCTGACCGCGACGATGGCGGCGCTGCCGCTGGCCCTCGTGGTCGCCGTCGTCCTGTCGCGGGCACGGTTTCCGGGGCACTGGCTCCTCAACGTCCTGGTTCACCTGCCGCTGATCCTGCCGCCGGTGGTGACCGGGTACCTCCTGCTGTTGCTCTTCGGGCGGCGCGGGGCGATCGGCGCCTGGCTCGCCGACCTCGGCATCGTCTTCGCCTTCAACTGGACGGGCGCGGCCCTCGCCGCCGGGGTCATGTCCTTTCCGCTGATGGTCCGGGCGATCCGCCTGGCGGTGGACGCGGTCGACGTGCGCGTCGAGGCGGCCTCGCGCAATCTCGGCGCCGGCCCCGTGGCGACGTTCGTGTTCGTGACGCTGCCGCTGATCGCACCCGGCATCCTCGCCGGCATGGTGATCGCCTTCGCCAAGGCGCTGGGCGAATTCGGCGCCACGATCACCTTCGTCTCCAACATACCGGGTCAGACGCGCACGCTGCCGCTCGCGATCTACACCGAGCTTCAGGTTCCCGGCGGCGAGGAGGGGGCGCTGGTGCTGGTCGCTATCTCGGTGGCGATCTCGGTCGTGGCGCTGTTCGGGTCGGAGATCCTCGCCACCCGCACCGCCAAATGGGTGCGCGGGCATTGA